Proteins encoded together in one Canis aureus isolate CA01 chromosome 21, VMU_Caureus_v.1.0, whole genome shotgun sequence window:
- the CDC42BPG gene encoding serine/threonine-protein kinase MRCK gamma isoform X4 — protein MVTSAWLTLVPASVSTIVVDSSVAVGTPDYISPEILQAMEEGKGHYGPQCDWWSLGVCAYELLFGETPFYAESLVETYGKIMNHEDHLQFPSDVPDVPATAQDLIRRLLCRQEERLGRGGLDDFRNHPFFEGVDWERLATSTAPYIPELRGPVDTSNFDVDDDTLNQPGTLPPPSHGAFSGHHLPFVGFTYTSSSPGPESSSEQLAALEQKLHCLEQEKMELSRKLQEALQVSSDHWELERLRKEVQTLQGRLSETPRDGEAEMDGSSPGQNCNLWQERDRLVQELAEAQAGLRAQSQELCRAQERQEELLQRLQEAQEREAATASQTQALSSQLEEAQDTSRKLQAQVTTLCREVTQLQRQWERSLEKESFRVKTIHMASETNGTGLPEGGPQEAQLRKEVAALRMQLEAAHSHGLSGKEETLCWLQEENRRLSLEQERLVEELEREQQSKQQLEGERRETESNWEAQIADILSWVNDEKVSRGYLQALATKMAEELESIRNVGTQTLPARPLDHQWKARRLQKMEASARLELQSALEAEIRAKQSLQEQLTHMQEAQLQAESRLQEAQKQSQGLQQELAALREELAARGPGDAKSSNSLIPFRSLWSSEKDSSKDPGISGEDLRPSVEPELRPEGRRSLRLGPVFPRVPAAPTAPAEGPPAKPGSHALRPRSFPSPTKCLLCTSLMLGLGRQGLGCDACGYFCHSACVPQAPPCPVPPDHLRTALGVHPETGTGTAYEGFLSVPRPSGVRRGWQRVFAALSDSRLLLFDAPDPRLSPASGALLQALDLRDPQFSATPVLASDVIHAQTRDLPRIFRVTASQLMVPPAVCTVLLLAESEAERERWLQVLGELQRLLLDSRPRPRPVYTLKEAYDNGLPLLPHALCAAIIDQERLALGTEEGLFVIHLHSNDIFQVGECRRVQRLAVSPMAGLLVVLCGRGPSVRLFALAKLESAEVVGAKIPESRGCQALAAGRILQARTPVLCVAVKRQVLCYQLGPGPGPWQRRIRELQAPAPVQSLGLLGDRLCVGAAGAFALYPLLNEAAPLPLGASLVPEELPPSRGGLGEALGAVELSLSEFLLLFTTAGVYVDSTGRKSRVHELLWPAVPTGWGYAAPYLTVFSENSIDVFDVRKTEWVQTVPLKKVRPLNPEGSLFLFGTEKVRLTYLRNRLAEKDEFDIPDLTDNSRRQLFRTKSKRHFSFRVSEEQRQQRRREMLKDPFVRSKLISPPTNFNHLVHVGPTDGKPGARTQPPAPEGKGRGSRGSGPQRPHSFSEASRRPASVGSDGLAGDADARKRKPWTSLSSESVSCPQGSLSPADSLIQVSERPRSLPPAPESEGSP, from the exons ATGGTCACATCCGCTTGGCTGACTTTGGTTCCTGCCTCCGTCTCAACAATAGTG GTGGATTCGTCAGTGGCAGTAGGGACACCAGACTACATCTCTCCGGAGATCCTGCAGGCCATGGAGGAGGGCAAGGGCCACTATGGTCCGCAGTGTGACTGGTGGTCACTGGGAGTCTGTGCCTATGAGCTGCTCTTTGGGGAGACGCCCTTCTATGCTGAATCCTTGGTGGAAACCTACGGCAAGATCATGAACCATGAG GACCACCTACAGTTTCCCTCGGATGTGCCTGACGTGCCAGCCACTGCCCAAGACCTGATCCGCCGGCTGCTGTGTCGCCAGGAGGAGCGGCTGGGCCGTGGAGGGCTGGACGACTTCCGGAACCACCCCTTCTTTGAAGGTGTGGACTGGGAGCGGCTGGCAACCAGCACGGCCCCCTACATCCCTGAGCTGCGCGGGCCCGTGGACACTTCCAACTTCGATGTGGACGATGACACTCTCAACCAGCCG GGGaccctcccaccaccctcccaCGGGGCCTTCTCTGGCCACCATTTGCCATTCGTGGGCTTTACCTACACCTCCAGCAG TCCGGGCCCTGAGAGCAGCTCTGAGCAGTTGGCTGCCCTAGAGCAGAAGCTCCATTGTCTGGAACAGGAGAAGATGGAGCTGAGCCGGAAGCTCCAAG AGGCCCTGCAGGTCTCCTCGGACCACTGGGAGCTGGAACGGCTACGGAAGGAAGTACAGACTCTACAGGGCAGGCTGTCAG AGACACCAAGGGATGGTGAGGCCGAGATGGATGGCAGCAGCCCAGGCCAGAACTGCAACCTATGGCAGGAGAGAGACCGGCTTGTCCAG GAGCTGGCCGAGGCTCAGGCAGGGCTGCGGGCGCAGTCACAGGAGCTGTGCAGAGCCCAGGAGCGGCAGGAGGAGCTGCTCCAGAGGCTGCAGGAGgcccaggagagagaggcagccacaGCCAGCCAGACCCAGGCCCTGAGCTCACAGCTGGAGGAAGCCCAGGATACCAGCAGAAAG TTGCAGGCCCAGGTGACCACACTTTGCCGGGAGGTGACACAGCTCCAGAGACAGTGGGAGCGAAGTCTTGAGAAGGAATCTTTCCGAGTCAAG ACCATCCATATGGCCTCTGAGACCAATGGCACGGGGTTGCCTGAGGGTGGGCCGCAGGAAGCACAGCTGAGGAAGGAGGTAGCTGCCCTTCGCATGCAGCTGGAGGCGGCCCACAGCCATGG GCTGAGTGGGAAGGAGGAGACTCTGTGTTGGCTCCAGGAAGAGAACCGACGGCTGAGCCTGGAGCAGGAGCGG CTGGTGGAAGAGCTGGAGCGGGAGCAGCAGAGCAAGCAGCAGCTGGAGGGCGAGCGGCGAGAGACGGAGAGCAACTGGGAAGCCCAGATCGCTGACATCCTTAGCTG GGTGAACGATGAGAAGGTCTCAAGAGGCTACCTGCAGGCCCTGGCCACCAAGATGGCCGAGGAGCTGGAGTCTATACGGAACGTGGGCACCCAGACACTCCCTGCCCGACCACTT GACCACCAGTGGAAGGCCCGGCGGCTGCAGAAGATGGAGGCCTCAGCCAGGCTGGAGTTGCAGTCGGCCTTAGAGGCCGAGATCCGGGCCAAGCAGAGCCTGCAGGAGCAGCTGACACACATGCAAGAGGCCCAGCTGCAGGCCGAGAG CCGTTTGCAGGAGGCCCAGAAGCAGAGCCAGGGCCTGCAGCAGGAGCTGGCTGCGTTGCGGGAGGAGCTGGCGGCCCGTGGGCCAGGAG ACGCTAAGTCCTCAAACTCCCTGATTCCCTTCCGGTCCCTCTGGAGCTCAGAG AAGGATTCCAGCAAAGACCCGGGCATCTCAGGAGAGGAcctgaggcccagtgtggagccagagCTGAGGCCAGAGGGCCGCCGCAGCCTGCGCCTGGGG CCTGTGTTCCCCAGAGTGCCTGCGGCTCCCACCGCCCCAGCAGAAGGACCCCCTGCAAAG cctggCTCACACGCGCTGCGGCCCCGGAGCTTCCCGTCCCCTACCAAGTGCCTCCTCTGCACCTCGCTGATGCTGGGCCTGGGCCGCCAGGGCCTGGGCTGTGATG CCTGTGGCTACTTCTGTCACTCCGCCTGCgtcccccaggccccgccctgTCCCGTGCCCCCTGACCACCTCCGCACAGCCCTGGGTGTACACCCCGAAACGGGCACAGGCACTGCCTACGAGGGCTTCCTGTCG gtgccccggccCTCGGGCGTGCGGCGCGGCTGGCAGCGGGTGTTTGCTGCCCTCAGCGACTCTCGCCTGCTGCTGTTTGACGCCCCAGACCCACGACTCAGCCCAGCCAGTGGGGCACTCCTGCAGGCACTGGATCTAAG GGACCCCCAATTCTCAGCCACCCCTGTCCTGGCCTCTGATGTTATTCACGCCCAGACCAGGGACCTGCCACGCATCTTTAGG GTGACAGCCTCCCAGCTGATGGTCCCCCCCGCTGTGTGCACTGTGCTGCTGCTGGCAGAGAGCGAGGCCGAGCGGGAGCGCTGGCTGCAGGTGCTGGGCGAGCTGCAGAGGCTGCTGCTGGACTCACGGCCAAGGCCCCGTCCTGTGTACACCCTGAAGGAAGCCTATGACAACgggctgcccctgctgccccacGCGCTCTGCGCTGCCATCATCG ACCAGGAACGGCTTGCTCTGGGCACCGAGGAGGGGCTATTTGTGATCCACCTGCATAGCAATG ACATCTTCCAGGTCGGCGAGTGCCGGCGGGTACAGCGGCTGGCTGTGAGCCCCATGGCAGGCCTTCTGGTCGTACTGTGTGGCCGTGGCCCCAGCGTGCGCCTCTTCGCCCTGGCCAAGCTGGAGAGTGCGGAGGTGGTGGGTGCCAAGATCCCCGAGTCTCGAGGCTGCCAGGCGCTGGCAGCCGGGCGCATCCTGCAGGCCCGCACCCCTGTGCTCTGTGTAGCTGTCAAGCGCCAGGTGCTCTGCTACCAGCtcggcccaggcccagggccctggCAGCGCCGCATCCGTGAGCTACAGGCACCCGCACCTGTGCAGAGCCTGGGGCTGCTGGGCGACCGGCTGTGCGTGGGAGCCGCCGGTGCCTTTGCCCTCTACCCACTGCTCAATGAGGCTGCGCCCTTACCGCTGGGGGCCAGTCTGGTGCCTGAGGAGCTGCCACCATCCCGTGGGGGCCTGGGCGAGGCTCTGGGCGCTgtggagctcagcctcagtgaGTTCTTGCTACTCTTCACCACTGCGGGGGTCTATGTGGACAGCACCGGCCGCAAGTCTCGAGTCCATGAGTTGCTGTGGCCAGCAGTGCCCACAGGCTGGG GTTACGCAGCCCCCTACCTGACAGTGTTCAGCGAGAATTCTATCGATGTGTTTGACGTGAGGAAAACAGAATGGGTCCAGACGGTGCCACTCAAGAAG GTGCGACCCCTAAACCCGGAGGGCTCCCTGTTCCTCTTTGGCACGGAGAAGGTCCGCCTGACCTACCTCAGGAACCGGCTGGCAG aGAAGGACGAGTTCGACATCCCCGACCTCACTGACAACAGCCGGCGCCAGCTGTTCCGCACCAAGAGCAAGCGCCACTTCTCCTTCCGCGTGTCGGAGGAGCAGCGGCAGCAGCGGCGCAG GGAGATGCTGAAGGACCCGTTTGTGCGCTCCAAGCTCATCTCACCGCCCACCAACTTCAACCACTTGGTGCACGTGGGCCCCACGGACGGGAAGCCCGGCGCCAGGACCCAGCCCCCG GCTCCAGAAGGGAAGGGCCGAGGTAGCCGCGGCTCTGGCCCGCAGCGTCCCCACAGCTTCTCGGAGGCCTCGCGGCGCCCAGCCTCCGTGGGCAGCGACGGGCTCGCTGGCGACGCGGACGCCA ggaaGAGGAAGCCTTGGACATCTCTGTCCAGCGAGTCTGTGTCTTGCCCCCAGGGATCTCTGAGCCCGGCAGACTCCCTGATACAG GTGTCAGAACGGCCCCGgagcctccctccagcccctgaaTCAGAGGGCTCCCCTTGA
- the CDC42BPG gene encoding serine/threonine-protein kinase MRCK gamma isoform X3, translating into MERRLRALERLARGEAGGGPGLDGLLDLLLGLHHELSSAPLRRERNVAQFLSWASPFVAKVKELRLQRDDFEILKVIGRGAFGEVAVVRQRDSGQIFAMKMLHKWEMLKRAETACFREERDVLVKGDSRWVTALHYAFQDEEFLYLVMDYYAGGDLLTLLSRFEDRLPPELAQFYLAEMVLAIHSLHQLGYVHRDVKPDNVLLDMNGHIRLADFGSCLRLNNSGMVDSSVAVGTPDYISPEILQAMEEGKGHYGPQCDWWSLGVCAYELLFGETPFYAESLVETYGKIMNHEDHLQFPSDVPDVPATAQDLIRRLLCRQEERLGRGGLDDFRNHPFFEGVDWERLATSTAPYIPELRGPVDTSNFDVDDDTLNQPGTLPPPSHGAFSGHHLPFVGFTYTSSSPGPESSSEQLAALEQKLHCLEQEKMELSRKLQEALQVSSDHWELERLRKEVQTLQGRLSETPRDGEAEMDGSSPGQNCNLWQERDRLVQELAEAQAGLRAQSQELCRAQERQEELLQRLQEAQEREAATASQTQALSSQLEEAQDTSRKLQAQVTTLCREVTQLQRQWERSLEKESFRVKTIHMASETNGTGLPEGGPQEAQLRKEVAALRMQLEAAHSHGLSGKEETLCWLQEENRRLSLEQERLVEELEREQQSKQQLEGERRETESNWEAQIADILSWVNDEKVSRGYLQALATKMAEELESIRNVGTQTLPARPLDHQWKARRLQKMEASARLELQSALEAEIRAKQSLQEQLTHMQEAQLQAESRLQEAQKQSQGLQQELAALREELAARGPGDAKSSNSLIPFRSLWSSEKDSSKDPGISGEDLRPSVEPELRPEGRRSLRLGPVFPRVPAAPTAPAEGPPAKPGSHALRPRSFPSPTKCLLCTSLMLGLGRQGLGCDACGYFCHSACVPQAPPCPVPPDHLRTALGVHPETGTGTAYEGFLSVPRPSGVRRGWQRVFAALSDSRLLLFDAPDPRLSPASGALLQALDLRDPQFSATPVLASDVIHAQTRDLPRIFRVTASQLMVPPAVCTVLLLAESEAERERWLQVLGELQRLLLDSRPRPRPVYTLKEAYDNGLPLLPHALCAAIIDQERLALGTEEGLFVIHLHSNDIFQVGECRRVQRLAVSPMAGLLVVLCGRGPSVRLFALAKLESAEVVGAKIPESRGCQALAAGRILQARTPVLCVAVKRQVLCYQLGPGPGPWQRRIRELQAPAPVQSLGLLGDRLCVGAAGAFALYPLLNEAAPLPLGASLVPEELPPSRGGLGEALGAVELSLSEFLLLFTTAGVYVDSTGRKSRVHELLWPAVPTGWGYAAPYLTVFSENSIDVFDVRKTEWVQTVPLKKVRPLNPEGSLFLFGTEKVRLTYLRNRLAEKDEFDIPDLTDNSRRQLFRTKSKRHFSFRVSEEQRQQRRREMLKDPFVRSKLISPPTNFNHLVHVGPTDGKPGARTQPPGRGSLGHLCPASLCLAPRDL; encoded by the exons ATGGAGCGGCGGCTGCGCGCACTGGAGCGGCTGGCGCGGGGCGAGGCCGGCGGTGGCCCCGGGCTCGACGGCCTCCTGGATCTGCTGCTGGGGCTGCACCACGAGCTCAGCAGCGCCCCCCTCCGGCGGGAGCGCAACGTGGCGCAGTTCCTGAGCTGGG CTAGTCCCTTCGTAGCGAAGGTCAAAGAGCTGAGGCTACAGAGAGATGACTTCGAGATCTTGAAGGTGATCGGCCGAGGGGCATTTGGGGAG GTTGCCGTGGTGAGGCAAAGGGACAGTGGGCAGATTTTTGCCATGAAGATGCTGCACAAGTGGGAGATGCTGAAGAGGGCCGAG ACTGCCTGTTTCCGGGAGGAGCGGGATGTTCTGGTGAAGGGGGACAGCCGCTGGGTGACTGCTCTGCATTATGCCTTCCAAGACGAGGAGTTCCTG TACCTGGTGATGGACTACTATGCCGGTGGAGACCTCCTCACTCTGTTGAGCCGCTTTGAGGACCGCCTCCCACCCGAGCTGGCCCAGTTCTACCTGGCTGAGATGGTGCTGGCCATCCACTCCTTGCACCAGCTGGGTTACGTCCACAG GGACGTCAAGCCAGACAATGTCCTGCTGGACATGAATGGTCACATCCGCTTGGCTGACTTTGGTTCCTGCCTCCGTCTCAACAATAGTGGTATG GTGGATTCGTCAGTGGCAGTAGGGACACCAGACTACATCTCTCCGGAGATCCTGCAGGCCATGGAGGAGGGCAAGGGCCACTATGGTCCGCAGTGTGACTGGTGGTCACTGGGAGTCTGTGCCTATGAGCTGCTCTTTGGGGAGACGCCCTTCTATGCTGAATCCTTGGTGGAAACCTACGGCAAGATCATGAACCATGAG GACCACCTACAGTTTCCCTCGGATGTGCCTGACGTGCCAGCCACTGCCCAAGACCTGATCCGCCGGCTGCTGTGTCGCCAGGAGGAGCGGCTGGGCCGTGGAGGGCTGGACGACTTCCGGAACCACCCCTTCTTTGAAGGTGTGGACTGGGAGCGGCTGGCAACCAGCACGGCCCCCTACATCCCTGAGCTGCGCGGGCCCGTGGACACTTCCAACTTCGATGTGGACGATGACACTCTCAACCAGCCG GGGaccctcccaccaccctcccaCGGGGCCTTCTCTGGCCACCATTTGCCATTCGTGGGCTTTACCTACACCTCCAGCAG TCCGGGCCCTGAGAGCAGCTCTGAGCAGTTGGCTGCCCTAGAGCAGAAGCTCCATTGTCTGGAACAGGAGAAGATGGAGCTGAGCCGGAAGCTCCAAG AGGCCCTGCAGGTCTCCTCGGACCACTGGGAGCTGGAACGGCTACGGAAGGAAGTACAGACTCTACAGGGCAGGCTGTCAG AGACACCAAGGGATGGTGAGGCCGAGATGGATGGCAGCAGCCCAGGCCAGAACTGCAACCTATGGCAGGAGAGAGACCGGCTTGTCCAG GAGCTGGCCGAGGCTCAGGCAGGGCTGCGGGCGCAGTCACAGGAGCTGTGCAGAGCCCAGGAGCGGCAGGAGGAGCTGCTCCAGAGGCTGCAGGAGgcccaggagagagaggcagccacaGCCAGCCAGACCCAGGCCCTGAGCTCACAGCTGGAGGAAGCCCAGGATACCAGCAGAAAG TTGCAGGCCCAGGTGACCACACTTTGCCGGGAGGTGACACAGCTCCAGAGACAGTGGGAGCGAAGTCTTGAGAAGGAATCTTTCCGAGTCAAG ACCATCCATATGGCCTCTGAGACCAATGGCACGGGGTTGCCTGAGGGTGGGCCGCAGGAAGCACAGCTGAGGAAGGAGGTAGCTGCCCTTCGCATGCAGCTGGAGGCGGCCCACAGCCATGG GCTGAGTGGGAAGGAGGAGACTCTGTGTTGGCTCCAGGAAGAGAACCGACGGCTGAGCCTGGAGCAGGAGCGG CTGGTGGAAGAGCTGGAGCGGGAGCAGCAGAGCAAGCAGCAGCTGGAGGGCGAGCGGCGAGAGACGGAGAGCAACTGGGAAGCCCAGATCGCTGACATCCTTAGCTG GGTGAACGATGAGAAGGTCTCAAGAGGCTACCTGCAGGCCCTGGCCACCAAGATGGCCGAGGAGCTGGAGTCTATACGGAACGTGGGCACCCAGACACTCCCTGCCCGACCACTT GACCACCAGTGGAAGGCCCGGCGGCTGCAGAAGATGGAGGCCTCAGCCAGGCTGGAGTTGCAGTCGGCCTTAGAGGCCGAGATCCGGGCCAAGCAGAGCCTGCAGGAGCAGCTGACACACATGCAAGAGGCCCAGCTGCAGGCCGAGAG CCGTTTGCAGGAGGCCCAGAAGCAGAGCCAGGGCCTGCAGCAGGAGCTGGCTGCGTTGCGGGAGGAGCTGGCGGCCCGTGGGCCAGGAG ACGCTAAGTCCTCAAACTCCCTGATTCCCTTCCGGTCCCTCTGGAGCTCAGAG AAGGATTCCAGCAAAGACCCGGGCATCTCAGGAGAGGAcctgaggcccagtgtggagccagagCTGAGGCCAGAGGGCCGCCGCAGCCTGCGCCTGGGG CCTGTGTTCCCCAGAGTGCCTGCGGCTCCCACCGCCCCAGCAGAAGGACCCCCTGCAAAG cctggCTCACACGCGCTGCGGCCCCGGAGCTTCCCGTCCCCTACCAAGTGCCTCCTCTGCACCTCGCTGATGCTGGGCCTGGGCCGCCAGGGCCTGGGCTGTGATG CCTGTGGCTACTTCTGTCACTCCGCCTGCgtcccccaggccccgccctgTCCCGTGCCCCCTGACCACCTCCGCACAGCCCTGGGTGTACACCCCGAAACGGGCACAGGCACTGCCTACGAGGGCTTCCTGTCG gtgccccggccCTCGGGCGTGCGGCGCGGCTGGCAGCGGGTGTTTGCTGCCCTCAGCGACTCTCGCCTGCTGCTGTTTGACGCCCCAGACCCACGACTCAGCCCAGCCAGTGGGGCACTCCTGCAGGCACTGGATCTAAG GGACCCCCAATTCTCAGCCACCCCTGTCCTGGCCTCTGATGTTATTCACGCCCAGACCAGGGACCTGCCACGCATCTTTAGG GTGACAGCCTCCCAGCTGATGGTCCCCCCCGCTGTGTGCACTGTGCTGCTGCTGGCAGAGAGCGAGGCCGAGCGGGAGCGCTGGCTGCAGGTGCTGGGCGAGCTGCAGAGGCTGCTGCTGGACTCACGGCCAAGGCCCCGTCCTGTGTACACCCTGAAGGAAGCCTATGACAACgggctgcccctgctgccccacGCGCTCTGCGCTGCCATCATCG ACCAGGAACGGCTTGCTCTGGGCACCGAGGAGGGGCTATTTGTGATCCACCTGCATAGCAATG ACATCTTCCAGGTCGGCGAGTGCCGGCGGGTACAGCGGCTGGCTGTGAGCCCCATGGCAGGCCTTCTGGTCGTACTGTGTGGCCGTGGCCCCAGCGTGCGCCTCTTCGCCCTGGCCAAGCTGGAGAGTGCGGAGGTGGTGGGTGCCAAGATCCCCGAGTCTCGAGGCTGCCAGGCGCTGGCAGCCGGGCGCATCCTGCAGGCCCGCACCCCTGTGCTCTGTGTAGCTGTCAAGCGCCAGGTGCTCTGCTACCAGCtcggcccaggcccagggccctggCAGCGCCGCATCCGTGAGCTACAGGCACCCGCACCTGTGCAGAGCCTGGGGCTGCTGGGCGACCGGCTGTGCGTGGGAGCCGCCGGTGCCTTTGCCCTCTACCCACTGCTCAATGAGGCTGCGCCCTTACCGCTGGGGGCCAGTCTGGTGCCTGAGGAGCTGCCACCATCCCGTGGGGGCCTGGGCGAGGCTCTGGGCGCTgtggagctcagcctcagtgaGTTCTTGCTACTCTTCACCACTGCGGGGGTCTATGTGGACAGCACCGGCCGCAAGTCTCGAGTCCATGAGTTGCTGTGGCCAGCAGTGCCCACAGGCTGGG GTTACGCAGCCCCCTACCTGACAGTGTTCAGCGAGAATTCTATCGATGTGTTTGACGTGAGGAAAACAGAATGGGTCCAGACGGTGCCACTCAAGAAG GTGCGACCCCTAAACCCGGAGGGCTCCCTGTTCCTCTTTGGCACGGAGAAGGTCCGCCTGACCTACCTCAGGAACCGGCTGGCAG aGAAGGACGAGTTCGACATCCCCGACCTCACTGACAACAGCCGGCGCCAGCTGTTCCGCACCAAGAGCAAGCGCCACTTCTCCTTCCGCGTGTCGGAGGAGCAGCGGCAGCAGCGGCGCAG GGAGATGCTGAAGGACCCGTTTGTGCGCTCCAAGCTCATCTCACCGCCCACCAACTTCAACCACTTGGTGCACGTGGGCCCCACGGACGGGAAGCCCGGCGCCAGGACCCAGCCCCCG ggaaGAGGAAGCCTTGGACATCTCTGTCCAGCGAGTCTGTGTCTTGCCCCCAGGGATCTCTGA